The genome window GCGAGCGCTGGCCCAATCGACCACGTCAGCCGCATCGTGTGTCTCCCAGTACTCTCGCTCCGCTCGTTCCGAAGCGAACGCGGGAGCCTTCTTAGTTGTCGCTCGCTTGGCCATATCCCCTCCGTTCCCGCCGGCTCATGGGCCGCACCGAAATAACCCGCAGCCGCGAGTCTCTTACCGTGAACACCACGGTGAGCAGTCGCCCCGCGTCCGTGTGCCCGAACGCAAACTGCCTGGGTTCACTTCT of Candidatus Rokuibacteriota bacterium contains these proteins:
- a CDS encoding BrnT family toxin, which encodes MGSLPEFWPDIEGFQWDDGNASKNWTRHQVSQTEAEQVFLNRPLVVVGAPFRSEPRQFAFGHTDAGRLLTVVFTVRDSRLRVISVRPMSRRERRGYGQASDN